Within the Trichoderma breve strain T069 chromosome 3, whole genome shotgun sequence genome, the region CGGCCATCGCGCCTTCGCTTCTGACTCAGCCGCCTGCTTGGAGACAGGGAGGTCTGAGCCGAAAAATTCCAGGACACCAAGCAGCAAATATACCAGCTGTGCATCTTCTGGTTTCAGCGCCATCTCCAGATTCTATGGTTATAAGCATATCAGATGCATTGCTAGGTTAACAATTCATGCCTGGCAGCTTTTACTGCTCAACTCATCACGTGTCGGATCGGCGTTGTCGGCGAATCGAGAGGTAATCCTTCGGACGGTAAGATGCGGGGCAGCCCATGCTCACAATTTCAGCATCATACATCGCAACACGGCTATACCATGCCGTAAGTATGAATTACAAGATATGGAACGTCTTATACCCTCTGTGTCGGACGAACAGCGTCTGCTCCATACTGCCTCTGCAATGGACAGCATTGCTAATGCCACGAGTGAATGCCGAGAGGCTTTTCAGAAGTACCTCAAAGAACCGTACCCTGGCACCGAAAGCGATGTTGCCCGTCTGTTTGTCAACTTTGAGAGGTGGTCTACCTCGCTATCAGTTGACCGAAATTGGCCCTCCCCTACTCTTAGGAGAACCCTATCGCTGGACACCCTCCTGAGCACAGATGCTATGACGAAAAGGAAATTGACAGATTTGCTTCTCTTAATCGCTAAACACATTAGACAAGGTGCGGACTCTAAACATCTTGCATTAAGATAGCTTAGTAACGATCAACTATTACGACGCAGCAAGCGAAGCCTCGGTCCAATCTCGGACGTCTCGAGCCTCGACAAAGTCCAAGGGGGGCAGCCATTCGGGATATAGTGATAGGTTCTCGGAGTCTACGTTCGAATCTTTTAATACTTTTGTGACACAGACGGGCTACATCAACCCCCTAAAGGCCATGAAGCTATACATGAAGAGGCTGTATGACTTCTCGACGCTGCTGCGTGCCACCGTTCCGGAAATTCGTTACCTTGCCCCCCACCACGAGAAAGACGAAAGCTTCTGGCAGGTGGCCAGCGCGATGGTAGATTATAAATTCCCTGACGCTGATCCAGAAATCGCTTCTAGGCTAGCGGCAGCTATGATTCTGCGCCGCGGACGCCTCATGCAGCTGCTGACCAGACGAGGCCCCGAAAGGCTAGCTCATGCTAACACTGGCTCAGAAAccaagaagggagaagagccaGAGCAAGCAGGGCTATCCATATCCAGGGCACCGACCAGTGCCGCTACTGTTATGTCTGCCGGATACAACGCTCGCAATCTCTCGAAAGTTACAGCCTCCATTGTCTCTAACCATGTCAAAGCTCTAGAATATTGGGACCTCATTCCGTCCAGGCCAAAGACGTCCGAGACCGGCGGCTTCACGTGCCGCTACTGTCATCGGACGCTACAACCCATGTCTGCTTCAAGATGGCGGTAATGTAGATCTTCGACTAGACATTTCTCGATCCGTGGCTGACTTGGCGTCTTTATTCCAGCCGTCATGTTCTCCAAGATATTGAGCCATTAGTCTGCCTACATGTGGCTTGTTCGCGGCCCCTGGAGACGTTTGGCGACTACTTAGCCTGGAAAAATCACATGCAGACGCATTATCTACGCTGGTATTGCCGTGCTCCTTGCCACGGTGGCTCTACATTGGTATTTTATCATCCAGCCGACTTTGAGCAACACCTTTGCACTGTACACCGAGACACGATTGCCAAATCCCAAATTCCCCTCCTTATCCGAAACAGTTCGCGGCCAACCTCCTATATGCCCGATACATGCCCCTTATGCCTAAGAACAGTAGATTACCCAACCACGGAGTGGGAATCGCATATCTTGAACCATCTGATGACCTTGGCTCAAGTAAGCGCGGACTCTGTCATCAACATGGACcaggaggatggagatgttgctTCGGAGAGCTTATCTTTCTCGGCCTGGGATAACTATCAGATATCGttgcttgatgatgaggacagTGACCCGCTATTTGATGACCCAGTAAATGCAGATAACAGAGATCAGGATGCAGTGATGGGACCGTGGCCCAacgttgaagatgaatgGGGCTTCATTAAAGCCAGTTATCGAATCGTTCCTTAGAGCACTGATACTAGAATTACTGAGCTTTGCATTACGCCAAACATTAGAGAAACTTATTCAAACACCATGTTTACAGTACCACACTATGTATTTTCCTTTCTGAGCGAGTGATGGCTTTCATCTTGGCTATCTCCCTTTTATATCTAACACAATGCAAATGTTTTTATAAGAACAGAAGAACTTGCCCATGATCGATGTCTAGACTGGGTATGTTTTATAGGTTATCACAACTAGTTTTGAATGGCGAAACTTCTTTAGAACTATTTTGTTGGCATTGAGGCGCGCTATACTCGGGCGTCATTATTCGATTGGTAATCACCGAGACGGGTCCTGTTATGTGATGGAAAAATGCCCTATTACTGGGGACTATGTCTTTTCGAGGCTGCCTCTACATACGCCAATTGCTGCCGCCGTGATGGGCCCATCTCGTATTTCTCTGTGGACGCATAGAGAGGCGGATACGCGGAATTAGCAACCAGGATTACTGGACCGAGCGCGAACTCGATCGGCTTTACCCGAGAACCACAACCCTGTGGTTAACCTGGTCACTGATCGATACCGCTGATCGACACTGCTGATCAATATTGCTGATCACTACCGCTAATCACTCCACTACCGCTGATCAAAACTGCCGATCGATACTGTTTCGATACTCGGAAGCAGGACTAGACGATGTAATTTATGCAGCAGCTTGTATCAGTTATCAATAAAGTTAATCTCGTTGTCTAAAGTCTTTCTGGGAAAATAGATATATATCGCAATTCCCGCGATGACTATTAGTGTAAGAAACTCAGCATTAAGTGAGGCACAAATAGAGCGATGTCTCTCCGATAGAATTAGTAGACGTGCCATCCTAGATATCATGATTGAAAATATTCCATAGATAGTGGATAGAGTCACCTAGAGGTAAGGCCATCGTCTCTCTAAGCATGCCATGGCCAAGCCTTTGTCTCCCATCTCAATGTGAGCAATGCAAGAGAATGCCGTAACTTGACTCGCTTGCAGAACTGTGTACAAGTTACTGGGGATCGAGGTTTTTTGACATTAGTTGAGATGAGCCAGCTTCTGACTGATGACGTACATAAAATTGCTTGCAGATCTTAAACTTGAATCAAATGGTCCAGTCATACCCAAGGTCTAAAAGCCACCAATGAGGTTATGTAATGAAATCACACTCCGCGAGAACTCACTTTGGTACGCTATAGGGTAGATATTATATCTATAAACTCGATTGAACGAACCACTTTGCAATCTCTCATCATGTTGATACCATATTTCTGAGCCTTCTTGAAAACCAGCCCAGACCCAGCATGACCAAAGAAGAGCTAGAGTCAACGATCAAAGAGTCTTCATTCAACCCTGTGAGCCTCTTGAACCAACTGCTCGGAGCTGGCAGGTACTGATCTCTTACTCCATGTGCAATGATATTGATACAATTTAAATTTCCTGTCCCTTTCTACGGGACAACATCTAATGTTGCCTTTCGCAAACAGTCGACTCGCAACTAAGATTTGGATAGGCCCCTCAAGAAGCCTTCGAAGCTTGTCAACCTACACGTTCCATGTGATTCTgaaaagagattgaggaATATCAGCCGTGGCTAAACACTCGCCGCATCCACGTGTGGCAACGCCAAGGCTTCTATGGAGTATCTGTTCTTCAACACTAGCATCACTGAAATGCAAAAGCCGCATTGCCAAGATACTTGGCCATGTTTGTTGAGCGGCCAATCCGCCTAGTAGCGACACACGCTGCTACGTTTGTTGCGCATTGTTAGCCATTCCTTGGCTAGGCATCCACGGATAAGCAGCATGAGTCGATTCGCCGAAATTCTTGAGCTGCCCAAATCGGATATTTTTCTCACTGCCATTGGATCCCTGTAGCGCCGTGGCTTCGGCAAGGCGGAGCGACCGTCTGACTATGGCCTCGAAATCGGCGGTTGACCCGAACCCGGTCGTGAGAATGCGGCCCACCTCGATCAGCATGTCGCCTGGCACGATGTCCTTGCATCCCTGGCCTCGACAATCATATCGGGAAATAGATACCATGCGGCTGATCCCACAAATGCAGCACCGCTGTGAACACTCTGGGGAATGCCAGCCGGAAGATTGCTGCATATGCGCCTCATCTATCCCATTCGCCTTCGTAAAAAgagctcttctcctttcatCTCCCCTCTAGCCCCTTCAACCTCTTTCAGTGTCAAGCTGGTTGTTGCTAACGCCGTAATCGTCCTACCCCTGCCTACCGTACCACTGTCACTTCAGGAATATTTGATAAAGCTCTGAGCTCTATTGGAGCTTACGCAGGGCCGCTCTCTCTGCCCCGCCCACTAGTTGACCATTCAGACTACAGCCTTCCAGGATGGGACAAAACCCGTTAGATGTAAAACGGATTATCTCCTAGTCAGCGCTAAGAGTCTGTGCCTTACTTGATTAAGTGCTTGCATATGAGCAAGGCGAAATTTTTTTGAAACGCTCATTTAAAATAGGACTATACTCTTGCTCAATTAGGTAGGAGTTAGGCCAATATTTTGTCAGTTATGCAAGGGGTAAGCTTACACAGATGCCCATTCAAACTAATCAGCGTCAACTTCAACTAATCGATGTCAACCACCTACCCTTTTATCAAGACGTTGTAAGATACCAAAATAGGAAGATATAGAAGACATCTTATAGAGGAGTAACTGAGGAAACCATTCTTTAGAACAAATCCATATCTGACATATCTGACATATCTAACATTTCGTAACGTTACTTATTCTGCAAAATAAAGCAGTACGCCCTAAAGCAGTACGCCCTTACCAAATGCGCCGCACTCTACCAAAACTAATTGAAGCCAAAGGACCTTCTTCAAGTGTGCTGAATTATGTAGGATAGGTAGCTTCACCGAGTTGGTAACTACCAAGAGCCTTACCAAGAATGATAACGACTCAATTCTGCAGTCTCCGAAATTAACACTCTGGGGCCATCCCCCCCTTGCTAGACTAGCTCCTTGCAACGAACCTATGATTTGATGCATAGCCGCCTTCAGACAGCTAGCTGAAGACTCAAGAGCATACTGGTGTTTCACCTTTTCAAGTGGAATATGTCTACGCGCATTCTGACTTCCTGGAACGTAGGATCACGCTATATCGGTAATCTTGACACGGATAGCATGGGGTTCACAGACCTTAATTCCAAGTTAATGAGACTCAACGACAGGGGTTAAATCCCAAAAATAACAAGTGAGACATGTAACAATTGCGAGCGCGGGCACCTTAACATCACACCTACTCAGACTGGTAATGGCATCTCAGAATCACACCTACTcaaaatggcaatggcatctcAGAATAACTTGGTAGGCTTGACTAGCTGGGTTCGAATGATCTATATAAGACTCAAGACATATCTACTGAAACAATGAAGATCTCTCccatcaagctcatcagcAGCCACAGACTTTCAAGGCTCTTCGCCAACTGACAATTATCCAAGTCAAACTTCAACAACTATATTTGACAATGCATCAATCACTCACCACAGTCCTGGCCCTTTGCCTGGCTTCCACCGCCATGGCTATGCCCCACAGCAACTTGTTCACTCGACAGACCTCCCCTGACGGATCTTGCGGTGGTTCCACTGGCTTTGTTTGCGCGACTGGTTTCTGCTGCTCACAGTTTGGTTTCTGCGGTACCGGCCCCGATTTCTGTGGCAGCAGCGGAGGTGGTGGCAGCACCGGCACCTGCTCATGGGAAGGCCACTGCGCTGGTGCTTCATGCAGCACTGAAAACGACTGCTCTGATGACTTGACCTGCAACAACGGTGTCTGCGGCACTGCTGGAAGCGGCGGTAgcactcctcctcctcctcctcctcccaccggtggcggcggcggcatcaccTGTACCTCCAAGGTATCCTACAGCGGTGATGGCTCAACCGGTGCTGGCTGGCCTGCTCAGAGTGCCTGGGCCAGCTTCGACAACTTGTGGAATGCCAACGTCAACGCCATTAACGGCGCGTGCCAGAACAACGGCTGGGGCGTTCCAAACAACTCTCCCACTGAGACTTCGCAAATCCAGGCCGCTATCCTcagcatctcagcctcaacTGGTGTCGATTCGCGCTATGTCTTGGCAACGGTCATGCAGGAGAGCAAGGGATGTGTCCGTGTTCCCACCACTCAAGGATTCTGGGCCAACCCTGGTTTGATGCAGGACGCCAACGGCACACACACCTGCTGGATCAGCCCGGGCAACGGCATCAACCCCTGCCCCCAAAGCCAGATCCAAGGCATGATCCAGGATGGCACTGGCGGCACTGCATCCGGCTCTggtctgcagcagcttctggccAGTCTGAGGACTACTGGAGCCCAGCAAGTCTACCAGGCTGCTCGTCTTTACAACTCAGGTAGCATCCCCTCCAACGGAGACTTGAGCGGACCTGGTGCTACTCCTTCGTACTCCTCGGACATTGCCAACCGTCTGCTTGGCTGTGTTTTCTAATCGAGCAGTATCATACTATCTTGATGAAGACAAGGTAGTGGTAGAGCAGAAAATATGTTAAGGAGATGTTTCTTTTCAGGACATGTATATATTTTGGACATGTATATATTTTGGAGATGCATTTGTTTTGGAGGTGTATATATGATGAAGATGTATATATTTTGGAGACGTATATATGATGCAGATGTATATAGCAAAAGGACGCATTGTATATGACTTTCGTTGAAAAACTTTGTGAAGTCTTCATTAACTTTCGGTTGCACTACTGTATcaaagtaattttaaattatatacCAGCTGCTCATGCTGGGCAACCTTTCGTTGCGAGTTGCATTCAAAATGTAAAATTGTGTTAATAAAAGGTCTCAGTTATCTATTACTAAGTCGGTTGCAGGACcacttatatttatatacCTTACAATCTTTGAGATCCACAGACATAAATCGTCCGGGGATACCCTGCAGTCAACAATTATAGCCGTTCATTCTGACGAACTTTTGTGCTTCGAATATACTTAAATGAGTAACTAGTCTAAAATCTACGGTTGCCAGTTTCACTATCCTAGAAACGATGATTCTCCCGTTTTGGAATGCTGGTTCATGCTACTGCAATATTTCCGCCCGCTATGTGGAAAATGGCCATAAAGCTTTAAATTTATGTAGCATTCAAATTGGTGGCCACAACGAGCAATATAGTCTCACGACTATGAAAAAGAGGCTTcaaattatatattacttatgTTATATCTGTGGAAgattttttcctttgcgaAGATAGCTATAATATTAGTTACATCAATACTCCCATCATTGGAGTTGCACACTTTGTAGATACGGAGAGACGTCACGTGAAATTGACGCGGTGGCTCACGTCAGCCATTTCCTCCATAGCTACGGAGTATCCGCAGCGCATTCTCGTCAACCAACATTTTGTCGTATCTCTCATCTTTACGCGTCACAGCGACGGAGCTTAGGCACTTGTAACAGTCACTAGACAAGGGGAATACCAATATTGAGACGCAGCTGATACGTCCATTTTACGCTATAGCGTCCTAATATCTCAAAAAAACACCCTTGTCATCCTTTGCACTAACACCATGCCGCCAGAGAGCCCAGAGGCACTGCAACAGGCTGTGAGCTCATTGAAGCGTAAAAAGAAGCCCGTTCGCCGTGATATGGAGAAGAGACGTCAACAAAATGTCCAAGCTCAAAAGAAGTATCGTGAGTGCCCCTCTTCCGTACTTAATGTACCAATATTGTGAATCCGTGAATGGCAATTACAAGGGTAACTAACAGATGAAACGATGTGTAATAATTTAGGAGAAAAACAACGTCAGCGACTGGAGACTCTCAAGGCAATCGCCGCATCTGCTGGACAGAACCATGCAAATGAAATACCGTGTTCGCAAACAAGTCCGTCCGAAGTGACGATGCAAAGAGACAACAGCAGCTCAATAGATCATGGTATTTCGACGTCATCTGCATCCCATCAAGGATCCTCGACAGAACGCCCACCACTCGATTCACAGCCTGAAAGAAACTCATTATCCCAAAGTACGGGGGACTCTCACCCAGCATTTAACTCTTTCGTCGTTCCAAAACAATCTCAACCCACCATCTCACAGCCAAACGACAATCCCTCACCTTTTGGTAACGGAAAAATCCACTCCATCTCGAGTCCACCCGCTTCGACGCCTGGAGAATGGCTACTCCAGACTTCACCATCCAATACTACGCATTCCAATCCTCCTTCACCAACATGGGACTCATGCACGCATGTCAGCTCTTCATTCCTCATACGTGACAAAACCAGGCAAACGTTTAGCCCATATTGGACTACAACAATTGAATGCGGCTGCTCAATACCACACGTACAACTACGTTCGAGAGACCCCTTTTCCCACAGCGATACGCATATTATCAGCTTCGGCGCTGATGGAATGGCCACGGATTCATGCACGAGCAGCAGTATCCACATTGAGCGAGTATGCATCGCTGCGGCGCTGTACACACTCGTGAAGTATATGGGCATTGGGGAGGAGACTTTCTGTGCGGATGACTCGCTCTCGCCTTTCTACCGGCCGAGCTTAGAATTTGCTGATGATGCCACCCGGAATCGGACAATTGGTATGGTCCAACAAATGTACAAGACCTTGAAGCCAGACTTGAGACCAAGTGCGGAGCAGATCCTGATAAAGCATCATCCCTATATTGACATTCTGCCCTTCCCGACATTGCGGAGGAATCTTATTATGCATCAGAAAGAAATCGACGAAGACGAATTTTTGAACGATACACTGATTGGTCTGATATGTTGGGGTGGCGTGGGCAAGGCAAGGAATGATACAGATAATGTGATGGGGCATACGGCTGCGGAAACGGCGTGGGATGCGCGCAGTTGGGAGGCCAAGGCGTGGTTCCTAAAGAAGTACTGGTGTCTGCTTGGCGGGGAAGATGGTGAGCTTGTCAGGCAGAGTGAGTGGTGGCGGAGTGTTAGGGGAGAGGAACTCAAGTTAGATCTAGTTGACTTGAAAAGTTGACTTGCAGAAGGACCTGGAATTGAGTGTCGATTTTGTAGAGAAAAGCAAATCTGAACGCAACACGATCTCACTCTGGTGCAGAGTTTTAGGAAACCTCCCAATTGCACACCGAGAGCAAGACCTCCATTCTGTCCATGATCTGAATCAAGACCAGCGCCTGTTTACATCAAATAACGCAACCATCACTTTTGACAAAGCCAATTCAAGAATGACATTCACCTCACTCTTTCCACTCGTCTCTACCCAGCCTTACAATATCCGATTGTTCTAACACCCAAAACTTCGCAGGAgctttcccctcttccaccaTTCTCATAGCAGCCACCGCGGCTCTCCCGATAATCGTTTGATCTTGCGCTACAGAAACTCATCAGTCTTGGTCCTCCCAGTTCAGAATGCCAAATGAACAAAGACAGGATAAAGTTGCTCATACCCCACTTGTCCTGGAATCCCTGTCCAAGTTTCTTCATCCCATGAAAGATATCCTCCAGCCACTTATTCTTTGGGGTTTCTCTTCCCAGAATCATTCCTGGTCTCAAGATTATGACATTCTCAAAGTCCAATTCCTTTATATGTTTCTCAACACCCCTCTTCATTCTGGCATAAGGTGTCAGGGCAAATGGGCTCAGCGCCCCGCTTGTCCCTGCGCTCGAACAGTAGACATACGTCTTAACACCTCCTGCTTTCGCCGCTTTTGCATTTTCTACACATAAATCGTGGTCGATTGCCCATTGCGCAGCGACAGAGCCTGCGCTGCCGATCGTGGTGCCGACGGCATTGAAGACCACTGAGGGGACCAAAGGCAGCGTGGCGATTAAAGGACCCCATTTGGCGGTGTCGGTTTCGATGATGGATTGAAGTTTGGAATCTTGTGTTGGCGGAGCGCGACGGGAGATAGTTGTGACGGACGTGCAAGCagcagaggagaggagggtaGCGAGGATTTGGGAGCCCACTGCGCCAGTGGAACCAAAGATCAGGGCCGTTGTCATAATGATGTGGATATTAAGTGATATATAATGAGAGGCATTGGGGAGGAAGATTGAAACTTTTTAGGGTTATAAACAATCTTTAAATAGCCCACCGTAAAAGTGGCTGACGTTAAGTTATGTTGCTCCTGTATAAAAGAAATTGCCTACGGAGTAGCTACACGGTCTTTAATTATCCCGTCACGGCTGATAAGCCAACAGGGCGCAACATTTATAGCCGcaattattattataactgTCTATTAACAATACAGACGGTTAATCTTAGGCGATCAATGTTAGACACATTTAACAAGTTACAAGCAGTCGTTATTATACGTCACTGTTGGACCATAACCGTTGATACTCTCAAGCTGCACCTCCACTAGCAATAGCCGCTGTATTCAACTTGTTCCATCGCTGGAACAATATAATGGTAATAAAAGCAATCCCTGACGACGCAATGCCAATCACAAACGCGACTTTGAGACCCTGCATATAGGCTACCAATATCCCAGGAATTTGGTCCTCCGAAAACACTTTTCGCAAATCCGTCGCGCCGGTGCTCACCACGAGGGCTGGGTTGACTCCTGGTGCTGTCTTGGGAAGATTGTTGATCATGACGTTAACAAAACCAGCTTGGGCAGCAGAAACCATCCCTGCGCCGCCAAGTGTCTGGAGGAACAGCAGCATGGCTGTCACTTCTGCGAGATCTGTGGCCGGCGCTGTAGCTTGTACCGTGATAATGGGGATCTGGGACGCGATACCCCAGCCGACACCGCCGATGGTCTGGTAACCGATCCACTTGCCCTCAGAGGTACCAATATCCAAAGTGTAAAGCAAACCTGTACATATCGTCGACAGGGCAGTCCCGGCGACGATAATCGGCGCCGCAATACCAGTGGCAGAGATGTAAGCACCGCTGCAAAGCATGGAGATGACAACAGCGACAATGAGTGGCAGGTTTCTAACTCCACTGGACTGGGCACTCGTATTGTCGATGCTCTGGAAGTATATTGGTAGGTAATACAGGACCAAGTAGTACGCGCCAGAGTAGAAGAATGAAAAGACCGACTCGACGATGTAAACTCTCTGCTTGGCAAGGCGGAACGAAAACATAGCTGTGTCTTTCTGGAACCACTCCCATAGTATAAATGATCCCACTAATACCGCACCGCCAACCAAGAGGCCTATCTCGTGTGCAGAGTCCCAGGGAAACTTGGTACCACCGTCCTGTACGGCGAGGAGATAGCATACCACGAAGGCGATCACAAGAGCGGCGCCTACGGGGTCCATATGGAGGAGCTTCTCGCGCAGGGTTGCCGCCTGTGGCTTTGCAGTTCTGggggccttgaagaagaccAGAATGATGAAGGCGGATATTGCTCCAATGGGCAAGTTGATGTAGAAGCACCAGCGCCATGATACTTTATCTGAGAATGCGCCTCCAATCAGGGGCCCAACAGCTGCCGCAACGCCGTAGCTCGTTCCAACGATCCCAGTGAACATGGGCCGGCTCTTTGGCGACGCAGAGAATCCGATGATGGTATATGAACCGGAGCCAATGCCTGCAGCTCCCACGCCCGCAAACGCACGCCCGACGATGAGGGCAGTGCTGCTAGGCGCAACAGCACAGATCAAAGATCCAAGCTCAAAAATGAATATGGCGATGAGGTAGCTGGTTTTCAGTGGAAAGTATTTATAGATTTTGCCCCAGGCGCTCTGAAAGCCACCCATAGtcatgaagaaggccgagcTGTACCAGGCAATATCCGAGAGCCCGTTGAACTGGTCGGTGATTTTGGGAATTGCGGTCGCGACAATTGTCAGGTCGAGGGAGACGAGAAAGATGGCGAGTGCAAGCgcagtgatgatggcgacgagtCGAGAACCCGTGGGATATTCTGAGTTATCAATCTCCACGTCTTGCGAGGTCGGAAATTCCACGCTTGAGTCCATCTCTTTATCGCTGATCCTTCGGTCATTAGAGTCCTTCTCGTCGATAGTACTTGCTACTGCCAATGAAGCATGTCTTTGCTCTGGGGCGACGTCGCCCTTTGAATCGAGAGACGCCATGTGGGTTAATGTACGTATTGGCTGTCTAGCTCTAGTAAATGCAGCTTGGCGAAGAGAGGTTATCTTTATTTCATGAAGATTTAGAGGCAAAGACTCCAAGTAGAGACAGCAGGAAACGCAGGTATTAATGACACAAAAGCCAAGAGCATAGGCTTCCCCTACAGTATGCTACCCGCCTCCGTTGGCTGAGTGTGTATTAATGGCTGACGAGGGACACATACGCCGCAGGACGCATCTTTGTACTCGCAAATGGCTTCATCAGCCATTTTCATCATGGCTCTCTCAGCCTGCATTATTTCGAACGTGTCGTTGATATCAGCCATTCGTCGCATGACTCCCTCAGTCGGCATTATGTCTAGCATGTGGCTGATATTAGCCAAAAACCCGTAAACTGTACGAAGTTCATGCGGACAAGCTAACGGGCCGACGGGCTAACAGCGAGTGGCTGGCGCTCGGGAGGATCCGATAAGCAGTGCCGTAattgctctcttctcctgtGGAGGCCCTAGGTGCTGAGAGAATCAACATCAGCCGCTTTAGAAATAACTCCTGATCGCAAATGCCAAGTCGGAGAGTGCTCGAAGTGGCTCAGCACCCATTGAATCTTCAGTGCAGGTGCGGCAATTCGCCGAAAGAGATCATGTTTTTCTTGGACTGAATGCTTTCCATCTGCGGCCTGCTGCCGTCACTCATAGTGTGCATGATGCGAAGTGGCTGACGAGTAATGACTATGAGCCAAAGTCT harbors:
- a CDS encoding major facilitator superfamily domain-containing protein, with product MASLDSKGDVAPEQRHASLAVASTIDEKDSNDRRISDKEMDSSVEFPTSQDVEIDNSEYPTGSRLVAIITALALAIFLVSLDLTIVATAIPKITDQFNGLSDIAWYSSAFFMTMGGFQSAWGKIYKYFPLKTSYLIAIFIFELGSLICAVAPSSTALIVGRAFAGVGAAGIGSGSYTIIGFSASPKSRPMFTGIVGTSYGVAAAVGPLIGGAFSDKVSWRWCFYINLPIGAISAFIILVFFKAPRTAKPQAATLREKLLHMDPVGAALVIAFVVCYLLAVQDGGTKFPWDSAHEIGLLVGGAVLVGSFILWEWFQKDTAMFSFRLAKQRVYIVESVFSFFYSGAYYLVLYYLPIYFQSIDNTSAQSSGVRNLPLIVAVVISMLCSGAYISATGIAAPIIVAGTALSTICTGLLYTLDIGTSEGKWIGYQTIGGVGWGIASQIPIITVQATAPATDLAEVTAMLLFLQTLGGAGMVSAAQAGFVNVMINNLPKTAPGVNPALVVSTGATDLRKVFSEDQIPGILVAYMQGLKVAFVIGIASSGIAFITIILFQRWNKLNTAAIASGGAA
- a CDS encoding NAD(P)H-binding domain-containing protein: MTTALIFGSTGAVGSQILATLLSSAACTSVTTISRRAPPTQDSKLQSIIETDTAKWGPLIATLPLVPSVVFNAVGTTIGSAGSVAAQWAIDHDLCVENAKAAKAGGVKTYVYCSSAGTSGALSPFALTPYARMKRGVEKHIKELDFENVIILRPGMILGRETPKNKWLEDIFHGMKKLGQGFQDKWAQDQTIIGRAAVAAMRMVEEGKAPAKFWVLEQSDIVRLGRDEWKE